The Apostichopus japonicus isolate 1M-3 chromosome 3, ASM3797524v1, whole genome shotgun sequence region GTCAGTTTCGCCTGGCGAAACTTAGCGTCACTGTTGCACTGTTATACCATCAGTTTTTCGTAGTTGCCAATGCAGGAGAACAGAATCGATGGACGTGTTCAACACgtatagcctactgtatatcTCCACTCTCTAAACCAATCGGTCAATCTGCTCGACGAAAACAGGTTCTGGTTTCAAACGAACAAAAGTCAGTTTAATCTGAACTTACTGAACCGTATACCATCTTTACTGCAGTGATAGACGGCGTAGACAGGcctatatagaaatatatagatGACACACTTTAGCATATAGTAGGCCCATATGTAATTACATTGCATTCACATCGATGCAAGCAAATAACTTGAAAgcaagttgttttattttctgtgGCATCTGAAACAAATTTACCTTCTACCCGCATATAGTCAGTAAATATATATGCCTGTACGTATGTGTACGTGTACTATATATTTGTCCTCCTGATAACTTCCTATATGTGAAGATATCGTCGACCTATGGCTCGCCGTTAAATTTCCCGACGTCATGTTGACCTTTGCTTATAAAacgctttctggtcacttcgcccaacaaccatttcgctcaactgccatttcgcccaactagcatggtcatttcgcccaaccagcatggtcatttcgcccaaccttgctGGTCATTTCGACCAACATTgtttaaatattatacttcaatattgGTCAAATTAATAAGGAGAGGTTctggaattgttaacgttacgggatacgaaccgaatattaaggaaactagAAGTCGTGGTTACAGtcggtaggatggatcagtgttatatgggttaggtttgatagttttttttatggagaccgattcccctttgtttgtataacattagtatggaaacgttcgggaattgattacatatgtgattaagGATGGATAAAAGCTCTGCCCTCGTCACATTTGGGCACAGTAAAATCTGTTCCGAACTAGTgaaactagtgaaatagaaaaaagtgATATtaacaaggttgggcgaaatggtaaggttgggcgaaatggtaaggttgggcgaagtggcagttgggcgaaatggttggttgggcgaagtgaccagcttcctATAAAACAGCTGTACTTTGACCGCACTATACATCTCGTGTGTGCTGGGCAGTACCGTGTATAACTGagtacacacacgcacatattGTATGGAGCATAATTATATATGAAGGATGTTTCTTTCTGTCACATATTAGCCACGTATAGTCGCATCAAAGAATTATGAAATTAGgcaaaaacatcaaataaaaaacaaacaaacgcaGCAACATATTCGATTCAGTTAACTTTTGCCACATGTTGttggttttgtttggttttatcGATAAATAAAGACCGTATCAGTTGGGGAGCAGTCATATTATTACAAACTCCGTTATTTATATTCGATGGATATCCAGTTTTGAGTAAATTATTACAAGACTTGCGTCGGGGGTGGGTAAAAGTTTCAAGTGTGCGCGATATACAACTTACTCCCCGTCCACCCGTCCTCTTTCGTGTtcttgtatacatgtactgtgtCCCCTAAATCGATATAGACATGGTAGCTTTCTCCTTCGGATTTATTCTGTTCAACAAGTCAGAATGTATTGTACTCGTTGAACGGTAACAATCAAGATTAACAGTCACGAGAGCAGACCTTGAATGCAGATACGCCATACACGCCATCTGCACTTAGTCATTGGCATCAGCAGTGTCGCTCTGCGGGGATCGCTATACGAAATACCCGATGGACTGCAACCATgtggaacttttttttttatataatgatGTAGCAACAATACTTCCAATAATTACACTCATTTTTGATACAAAAAGTATGGTAGGAATATTATAGCTTCATACAATGACGGACTGTGCGGATGGATCTTGCTGATATTATCAAATGACCTGTGAACGAATCGGAGGCTGCATGACTGTAACTATAAAAAATGGTCACGTTTTCAGTTACTAAATATATCCTTCGGTTGTTGGCAAcatttcagtggcgtaggaaggtacttttgagtggggggctgaagactgatggccggcctgggggaggggtttaaggggagggggcgtccCCCTCccgtttggattttttttgcatttccaggtggcctcagatgcaatttggtgcaatatatatacacacttcaacaacaactccattttgtaaataattttgcattttcacctggccttagatgcaatttggtgctccaaatgagatttttttctcatttggaaatgaaaaaggggttttctgacttgcgaagcgggggggggggggggctggcgcccccagccccccagtgaaaaatatgggggcagaagtatcgttccgccccccgctccgcaagtcagtcaatatatatatatatatatatatatatatatatatatatatatatatatatatatatatatatatatatatatatatatatatatatatatatatatatatatatattatgactaACCTATACGTAATAATTAGAATCACACATTATAGTTATTCATAATGACGCATATAGATACCAATCAAGTCATAATAACATACTTtgaacacacacaaaacaagacacacatgaagaaacaaaaacaatcaaaagaaagaaaaatggcaAATATCAACGAACAAaaccaaacacacacatacatacattaataaataaaaatggagATGAAAGAGGCATCGGAAGaaaaaactaaataattaatcatataatattcaatattatattttccatATCACACATAAGAAGTACATCGTTAAAAATGACGTCAAAACTTGACCTTCGTTGTTCTGCACTAATCTTAACggaataaatgataaatatacaaataattcaCCCTGTTTTAAATTGTATCGACTTACagacagaaagaaaaatattcctgTTGTTGTTTCTTAAGTCTTTACCGATGAATTGTGTAGtggtttattttcataattgtacACAGACATTTTAAAAACTGAAAGACCAaaaaatttacatatatgttcCGAACATAAGTAGGCCTATTATAAAACACCAATATTACTTATTTGCATAACTATTGCATACACAAAACAGacacatatatttaaaaatgttgaaaaagatgttcaaaacaaattaatttcattcaaatttatgCAGTCATTCTGTGGTCATAAAGTAATATTACAGCACATGGTTTCTGATATAAGCCTGTGctagaagaaaaaaggggaatgAGGGGCAAGGTGGAGATATATTTCAACTAAACATAAAGAGACAAACAAAAACCATCTATAAATGGAATTTAAATTAATAGTTCGTAAAAGAGTGTAAAGCGTTTTTCTTCGgtaaatgtactgtatactaggGAATAAATATTGTTAGAAACATATCTGACCAATGGTGGAACCTTTGTTAATCAAGAAAAATATTGCACATGTGTAGAATATGATCACAAAATGAATGACCAAAATACTATCGTACTATCGAGAGTGAATACTCAGTCATGGGTGGGTGACATATGACACAAGCAGGTGTATGGGAATGGTGTAACAACAGGTGACAATTACAACACTAGTGAACTTTAGTCTGACTCCTTCCCACCTCCCCcatcctccctcccttcccccacccgACTCACACCTGTGTCAGGGCTGCTGAATGCACAATGATATACAACATAATATATGTTGTCCCTTCAACAAATTAACATGTACCATCTCATATTTAAAACAAACCACAGCCCACATAGAAATCTTTAATTACTATTTATTTTCGACTTCTGTCCACACAGCAAATGACTCCTTCCTGCCTCCCCCCTCCTGCCCCCACCCAACTCACACTTGTGTCAGGGCTGCTGACTGCACAAtgatatataacattatatatgtTGTCCCTTCAACAAATCAAAATGTGGCATCTCATATTTAAAACAAACCACAGCCCACATAAAAATCTTTAATCATTATTTATATTCGACTTCTGTCCACACAGGGACATGACACTAATTtaaattttaccaaaaaaaatacaaaatacaaaatggttTATTCCCACATTTCAACATGGCTAAATTCATAATGGATAATTTTTGtttaatctttctttctttaaaattgttattttaataaacaacgataaatataatataattttgcCTCAAAGGTTTGAACTGCATTCTCCGTAAAGCATACTTCTATAATTTTTCCCCAATTATGCTAGTTACCCATCTCCTGGAGTCAACGCTCGGACTGCAGCTTTAGTAAAAACAATTACATGACATTTCCAAGATTTTTTCATGACGcaaaataaacacaatataTTCTGACTCGGGCAATGTAACGACCACTCTATTCTTATTGCACTATGGCACACTCTGAGGTAAGCTTAGGCTGAAACTAGTTTTGTTGCTACAACACAACGCATGACATTCAATTTAAACCCTGTAAAACATCGTTATTGCACGCTCATCGTGGTTTCatataaaactttgaaaagtaatGAGTTTAAgagggtaatttttttttttttaaaagatgtGATATTAAATAATTTTGGTGCTATGATGTTGATAtccaaacaattttcaaagatacaatgaagaaaaaatactAATGGCGTTGGTTACTTCTAGGAGAAAACATAGTATAAAACTTACAAAGTTGTTAATTATAcattcaaagttttcaaaatattatctTGTTAATTCTTGAGGCAGTATTATACCGGTAAGCAGAAGGTGTCTAGATCGATGGCGAACACCAGGGACAAATATGTTGTGGagcctttccttttttttcactaTTAACATATCACATATTTTCCCAGCTTCCACCATATTTTCTCAAAACTGACCAATTCCTGCCCCCCACCTCTATCTCCCTGCATTTTCCTCTTCTCTAAAAGGGCCTGCTGATACATTATGTAATTGTTCACAGAACATGGCATAATTCATGACTCTTTATCCATAGATCAGAGATAATTTCTTTCGTTACCGAACTAACAACAAAGGCCTGACCTGAGTGGTTGTGTTTACATGATGTGATGGGGGGAATTATACGTGAGCCTAACACTtatgttgttgtactcatattacaaGTCAGTTAGGTACTGGGCTTTGGTAACATTGGTAAAACAAGTTGTCATGTGCACACCACTGTGTTTTTAAAAGTAAGCACAAGTGTATAAATACAGTAGGTAAACACTTTAAAAGGAACAAGAGTGTTCTTCAGGAATAAGTGTAAAATTATAATGTAATTGAAGTGATGCTTATGAAAGAGCCATAAACTCAAAGGCTGTTTCTTTCCCTGCTTGATCAATGGtgtaaataatatttaagtAATATTGTTTCCCTGTGACCATTTTTGCATTTCTACACCTCATTCACTTAATTCACTATTGATGGGGCAGTTGTTGGAGGTGAAACCTGGACGACAGAGGGCCCAGGTCCAGTTGATAGTGGTGAAGCACCCTGATAACTGGAATGGTCTGAAGGTCCTTACTGCTAACTGGTCTGGTCTGGAGGTCCTTGCTGATAACTGGACTGGTCAGGAGGTCCTTGCTGATAACTGGACTGGTCTGGAGTTCCTCGCTAGTAACTGGACTGGTCTGGAGGTCCTTGTTGATAACTGGACTGGTCTGGAGGTCCTTGCTGATAATTGCACTGGTCTGGAGGTCCTTGCTGATAACTGGACTGGTCTGGAGGTCCTTGCAGATAACTGGATCGGTATGGAGGTCCTTAAGTGGACTGGTCTGGAGGTCCTTGCTGATAACTGGACTGGTCTGGAGGTCCTTGCTGATAACTGGACTGGTCTGGAGGTCCTTGCTGATAACTGGACTGGTCAGGAGGTCCTTGCTGATAATTGCACTGGTCTGGAGTTCCTTGCTGGTAACTGGACTGGTCTGGAGGTCCTTGCAGATAACTGGATCGGTATGGAGGTCCTTAAGTGGACTGGTCTGGAGGTCCTTGCTGATAACTGGACTGGTCTGGAGGTCCTTGCTGATAACTGGACTGTTCTGGAGGTCCTTGCTGATAACTGGACTGGTCTGGAGGTCCTTGCTGATAACTGGACTGGTCTGGAGGTCCTTGCTGATAATTGGACTGGTCTGGAGGTCCTTGCTGATAACAGGACTGGTCTGGAGGTCCTTGTTTCTCATTGAATGGGTATGGTTGAAGTTGAATATCTTGAGATGCTGCACCAGCTGAATAACTATGAGGTGTTCCTCGTGGATAAGGAGGTGGTGAAGCAGAGGTACCCAAGAAGGGAGGTGGATTGGATTGAGTTGGATAACCAGGCCCTGCCATCAATGGATTACTGGGTGCCCCCACTGGGGGATACTCTGGTGGTGGATATCCTGGAGGCGGTACTGATGATGGAGATGGGTACCCAGTGGGATGGTAACCAGACCCTGGTGCTGGTGGGTATCCAGACCCTTGTGCTGGTTGGTATCCTGGTCCTCCTGATGGAGGGTATCCTGGTCCTCCTGATGGAGGGTATCCTGGTCCTCCTGATGGAGGGTATCCTGATCCTCCTGATGGAGGGTATCCTGGTCCTCCTGATGGAGGGTATCCAGGTGGTTGAGTTGGAACTGGTTGGTATCCAGGACCACCAGGTTGTGGATAACCTTGGTTACTTCCCGGTGGTGGGTAGACCATGGGTGTCCCTTGTCCTGGTAGTGCCACAACATCCTTGTATGCAGGAGGAGGGCCAGGGACTGGTGCTAATGCCATTGTGTTAGTTGTGGTAGTGTTATCTGGCCGGTTTGTTGCTCGCCTATCACTTCTCTTGCAACAGACACAATAGCAGATACTTCCAAAGAAAGAAGACACGAAGATGAAGAACACTATTCCAGAGACAGGTGATCCGTAGTCATCTGACGagcaaaagaaataataataataattataataatacacagttcttataaggTGCAAATGTACACTAAAGTCTCTATGCCCTGAAAGGCCGGCAAACTACAAAAGTGAGAAAAGGTGAGTCTTTAAAAGCGTTTTGAACCTGGTTACAGACTGAGCTTCTTTAATTCCGATCGGAAGGCCATTCCAGAGGATAGCAGAAGAGAACTGAAATGAGCAAGAGCCGTATGACTTTGTGGACACAGAAGGGGCTACCAGTAAAGATTTCGAACTGGATCGGAGGCAACGATGTGGCGTATACTCCCGGATGAGGTTTTGTAAGTATGTTGGAGCAAGTCCATGGAGACATTTAAAAGTTAGCAGCAAGATTTTGAAATTAATTCCGAAATGAGAGAAAACATTGCGCGGTAGACCGATCTCACTGGCCAATTCAAAAACATTCTGGGAATTATCACGGCATCAGCTGAATCAAAGACAATACTTCAACTGTTCTATAGTTTCATTTGTCACATCATTTTGGTAAATTTGAATAAGggaacttgtttttttttttagcttcacCATCATTGTAGTACAGTATGCTAATTAAGTTCCTGTCATCCAATTTGATTTAAGAATCTTATTAATATGTCCTGTATTTATTTTACCAAACAGTTCTTGTTTCAGGTACCTTGTACAGCAAACCATTCAAAAATATTATCCTACTGTTgcgcaactttttttttttaaatttataattttatttaaaaatatttttactaAAAATTCTGAACAATGCTTGTCATTACAAATCACAAAACAATTTATCCAAGAATGTTACACATGAACAAAGCCAGCACCTGGTTATTAAGGAATTGTTTCGAATTCTAAATCTGACAATTagtttacagtacagtagtacctGGCTATTACTTAGAGTGTTCAAAGGGTGGTATCTCTCTCATATGCAGATGAATTAAGCCTTCCCACCctttttttgttgctttgtttttgGACCTTCATGTCTAATTAGGCCCAAAAAATTCTGACTAAAAGGTAGGCACCTCAAGTCTTTATTGAGACCTTTGGAATCTGTATTTTGTTCACAGGATTGTTAACACTTGAAAACACTTGAAGCTCATTTTGGAAAATATTGGAATATCTGTTTGTTGGGCATTCATAAGTTTTGAAACAGTCTTTAGTGTCCAAACATTTTCGTGATGACATAAAGTTTAGTTTGAAAACCCAATCGAGTTAACCCTGCACCAAACTCAAGACTGGCTCAAACTTTGTATTAATATTGCAGGAAACAGATCACAGAGGGTAGTCCATGATGAAATCCAGGCAGTTgttcttcaaaacaaaatttactTAAAGGCCCTTTTAATGTTCTTTTGTTGATTTGTGGCAGAAACCTGGCATGCTTGCTTAGTTGTCAATATTATCTTTTACCTTTAAAACTTCATCTAACTGCAACTCtagttatattatatatacctCTGTGGTTAAACAGAACTTCAACTTGGAATATTACAAAAGGAaagaataaacatttttttccagcTCAATTTGTCATGATGATATCATTCACTCTGTTGCATATTGCCTGAACTTTtgtaatttacaaaatatcaccaaattaatATCTTACAAAAA contains the following coding sequences:
- the LOC139965319 gene encoding uncharacterized protein: MSHQGLTESSIMPRFFRKIFSNLASVFWINLLLQFVLTIVCGETNFNVSLRGPYAPQSGAVLISLNGRPWKSICAFPEFEVDWKLASVVCRQLGQGPVVAATNKLDYSNETNWYSSRHLNCSGFEWSLSYCWYVRKSGKCKSYALEVECLPSHRSEFSLAISQWDGTVYTVSESRWGAMCHYDDNGAEVALVICRELGFTEGEVIPGEETVQGPVLSVNYCHGFESSIRDCRTQPLGGNQCFPIQRITKVNCFNGADLLDDGNVYDSVPYSPDDDDYGSPVSGIVFFIFVSSFFGSICYCVCCKRSDRRATNRPDNTTTTNTMALAPVPGPPPAYKDVVALPGQGTPMVYPPPGSNQGYPQPGGPGYQPVPTQPPGYPPSGGPGYPPSGGSGYPPSGGPGYPPSGGPGYPPSGGPGYQPAQGSGYPPAPGSGYHPTGYPSPSSVPPPGYPPPEYPPVGAPSNPLMAGPGYPTQSNPPPFLGTSASPPPYPRGTPHSYSAGAASQDIQLQPYPFNEKQGPPDQSCYQQGPPDQSNYQQGPPDQSSYQQGPPDQSSYQQGPPEQSSYQQGPPDQSSYQQGPPDQST